GCACAAAAATATGGCTTTATCTATGCCTTATTCACATGGCTTCCCGGAATTGGAGATCCAATGGCTGCTGCTATCGGTTTTGCCCGAATTCATCCTCTAAAAGCCCTTACTGGTATGTTTATCGGGAAGACATTACGCTTTTTAGTCATTGCTTTAATGTGGAAATATAGTATAGAACTTTTTTAAAGCGTACAACAATGTATTTTTGCAGCTAAAACAATCGTAAAATGGCAACTATACATCAAAACCTATCTGACTATTCTTCTGAAGATGTTCCAAACGGCAATAAATACACTATTGCCATTATTAGAAGTGAATGGAATGAAGATATTACTCAAAATCTGGCAGACGGAGCCGAAAGCGCATTGTTAGATAATGGTGTATTAGAAGAAAATATCATCAGGCATGATGTTCCCGGTGCTTACGAATTACCCCTTGCTGCCCAATGGATGGCTAATAAACCTGAAATTGATGCCGTGGTATGTATTGGTACTGTTATTCGTGGAGAAACGTCTCATTTCGACTTTGTGAGCCAGGCAGTTTCCCAAGGTGTTAAAGATGTTAGTTTAAAAACAAATAAACCGATCATCTTTGGAGTACTTACTGATGATACCAAACAACAATCTATTGATCGATCTGGAGGTATTTTAGGAAATAAAGGTGTTGAAGCGGGGGTTACAGCTTTAAAAATGCTAGGTCTAAGAGACCAGCTCTAACGGGAAACTAAAACTACCATTCCCACGTAATCTTCGATCATTCCATTAAATCGTTTTACGCTGATTTTATAGGAAAACACAGAGTTGTGCGCTGTGATTCTACCATTTACTCTTCCATCCCATCCCTGGTTAAGGTCGGTTGTTTCATAGACCTGTA
This genomic interval from bacterium SCSIO 12643 contains the following:
- a CDS encoding 6,7-dimethyl-8-ribityllumazine synthase translates to MATIHQNLSDYSSEDVPNGNKYTIAIIRSEWNEDITQNLADGAESALLDNGVLEENIIRHDVPGAYELPLAAQWMANKPEIDAVVCIGTVIRGETSHFDFVSQAVSQGVKDVSLKTNKPIIFGVLTDDTKQQSIDRSGGILGNKGVEAGVTALKMLGLRDQL